The following coding sequences lie in one Notolabrus celidotus isolate fNotCel1 chromosome 20, fNotCel1.pri, whole genome shotgun sequence genomic window:
- the LOC117832111 gene encoding cytochrome P450 2K1-like encodes MENLFLQAPSTTTVLGTVGVLLVLYIFFSSSDNQKKEPPGPRPLPIIGNLLHLAQSRHIMLYELSKKYGSVFTFNFGPQKMVVLAGHKTIKEALVNSDAFSERSTNPIIHDLKLTHGIVFANGDSWKEMRRFALTNMRDFGMGRKVSEEIIIEESRCLINWIKDKNGKAFDTAQPLNQAASNIICSIVYGNRFEYDDPVFVSMVDRATKNTKLMGSASVQLYNYFPRLFSWVRARKQLVKSAFTNRKRMTELIKSLQDTLNPQMCRGLIDSFLVHKIQLEASGNMKSHYYDDNLLVTVVNLFTAGTDTTATTIRYGLLLMAKYPKIQDQVQEELSRVIGSCVVQAQDRKNLPYTDAVIHEIQRVAIAVPIVHHRTTRDVTFQGYFIKKGTPVILLLSSAHWDKDEWETPHTFNPAHFLDKEGRFRKRDAFIPFSAGQRACTGESLARMELFLFFTSLVQHFRFTPPLGVKEDDLDLTHVEGFTLTPVPHELCAISRV; translated from the exons ATGGAAAACCTTTTTCTGCAGGCCCCAAGTACCACCACTGTATTGGGCACTGTGGGAGTCCTTCttgttttgtatatatttttttccagcTCTGATAACCAAAAAAAGGAGCCTCCAGGACCCAGACCGCTGCCTATCATTGGAAATTTGCTGCATCTGGCTCAATCACGTCATATCATGCTGTATGAG cTCTCCAAGAAATATGGATCTGTATTCACTTTCAATTTTGGGCCCCAAAAAATGGTGGTGCTGGCAGGACACAAGACGATCAAAGAGGCTCTGGTCAACAGTGATGCATTTTCAGAGAGAAGTACTAACCCAATTATCCATGACCTGAAATTAACACATG GGATCGTGTTTGCTAATGGTGACTCTTGGAAAGAAATGAGACGTTTTGCACTTACTAACATGAGAGATTTCGGCATGGGCAGAAAAGTATCTGAAGAGATAATTATTGAAGAAAGTCGATGCCTGATTAACTGGATCAAAGACAAAAATG gTAAAGCCTTTGATACAGCCCAGCCGCTAAACCAGGCTGCGAGCAATATCATCTGCTCTATTGTGTATGGAAACAGATTTGAATATGATGACCCAGTGTTTGTGTCAATGGTGGATAGAGCTACCAAGAACACCAAACTCATGGGCTCTGCTTCAGTACAG ttaTACAATTATTTTCCAAGGCTGTTCAGTTGGGTCAGAGCCCGAAAGCAACTGGTAAAGAGTGCGTTCACTAATAGGAAACGCATGACAGAGCTGATCAAGAGTTTACAGGACACTCTCAATCCACAGATGTGCAGAGGATTAATAGATTCCTTTCTAGTCCACAAGATCCAGCTTGAG GCATCTGGCAATATGAAATCTCACTACTATGATGACAACCTACTGGTGACAGTGGTCAATCTGTTTACTGCCGGCACAGACACTACTGCAACTACCATAAGATATGGCTTACTGCTCATGGCCAAGTACCCAAAAATACAAG ACCAGGTCCAGGAAGAGTTGAGCAGGGTTATAGGAAGTTGTGTGGTTCAGGCACAGGACAGGAAGAACCTGCCATACACTGATGCTGTGATCCATGAAATACAAAGAGTGGCCATTGCTGTACCAATAGTACATCATCGGACCACTCGTGATGTCACCTTCCAGGGCTACTTCATCAAGAAG GGTACTCCAGTGATTCTTTTGCTCTCATCTGCTCATTGGGATAAGGATGAATGGGAAACGCCTCACACTTTCAACCCAGCCCATTTCCTTGATAAGGAAGGACGTTTCAGAAAGAGAGACGCTTTTATACCATTTTCTGCAG gcCAAAGAGCTTGTACAGGGGAAAGTTTGGCACGCATGGAGCTGTTTCTCTTCTTCACCTCACTTGTCCAACACTTTCGTTTCACTCCTCCTCTTGGGGTTAAAGAGGATGACCTGGATCTGACTCATGTTGAGGGCTTCACCCTCACACCTGTACCTCATGAACTCTGTGCTATCAGCAGGGTCTGA